From Rhinopithecus roxellana isolate Shanxi Qingling chromosome 17, ASM756505v1, whole genome shotgun sequence, one genomic window encodes:
- the CNGA3 gene encoding cyclic nucleotide-gated cation channel alpha-3 isoform X2: protein MAKINTQYSHSSRTHLRVKPSDRDLDRAENGLSRAHSPCKETSSALQPGIAMETRGLADPGQGSFTGQELARLSRLVFLLRRWAVRHVHHQDHGLDYFPDRFRGAELKEVSSQESNAQANVGSQEPADRGRRKKTKKKDAIVVDPSSNLYYHWLTVIALPVFYNWCLLICRACFDELQSEYLMLWLLLDYSADVLYALDALVRARTGFLEQGLMVSDTNRLWQHYKTTTQFKLDVLSLVPTDLAYLKMGMNYPELRFNRLLKFSRLFEFFDRTETRTNYPNMFRIGNLVLYILIIIHWNACIYFAISKFIGFGTDSWVYPNISIPEHGRLSRKYIYSLYWSTLTLTTIGETPPPVKDEEYLFVVLDFLVGVLIFATIVGNVGSMISNMNASRAEFQAKIDSIKQYMQFRKVTKDLETRVIRWFDYLWANKKTVDEKEVLKSLPDKLKAEIAINVHLDTLRKVRIFQDCEAGLLVELVLKLRPTVFSPGDYICKKGDIGKEMYIINEGKLAVVADDGVTQFVVLSDGSYFGEISILNIKGSKSGNRRTANIRSIGYSDLFCLSKDDLMEALTEYPEAKKALEEKGRQILMKDNLIDEELARAGADPKDLEEKVEQLGSSLDTLQTRFARLLAEYNATQMKMKQRLSQLESQVKGGGDNPLADGEVPGDATKTEDKQQ, encoded by the exons AGCCCACTCGCCATGCAAGGAGACATCGTCAGCGCTGCAGCCGGGGATCGCCATGGAGACCAGAGGACTGGCTGACCCCGGGCAGGGTTCCTTCACCGGCCAGGAGCTTGCCAG GCTCTCGCGCCTCGTCTTCTTGCTGCGCAGGTGGGCTGTCAGGCACGTGCACCACCAGGACCACGGACTGGACTATTTTCCTGATCGTTTCCGTGGAGCTGAGCTTAAGGAGGTGTCCAGCCAAGAAAGCAACGCCCAGGCAAATGTGGGCAGCCAGGAGCCAGCAGACAGAGGGAGAAG GAAGAAGACGAAGAAGAAGGATGCGATCGTGGTGGACCCCTCCAGCAACCTGTACTACCACTGGCTGACCGTCATCGCCCTGCCTGTCTTCTATAACTGGTGTCTGCTTATTTGCAG GGCCTGCTTTGATGAGCTGCAGTCCGAGTACCTGATGCTGTGGCTGCTCCTGGACTACTCGGCAGATGTCCTGTATGCCTTGGATGCGCTCGTGCGAGCTCGGACGG GTTTTCTTGAGCAAGGCTTAATGGTCAGTGATACCAACAGGCTGTGGCAGCATTACAAGACAACCACGCAATTCAAGCTGGATGTGTTATCCCTGGTCCCCACAGACCTGGCTTACTTAAAGATGGGCATGAACTATCCAGAACTGAGGTTCAACCGCCTACTGAAGTTTTCCCGGCTCTTTGAATTCTTTGACCGCACAGAGACGAGGACCAACTACCCCAATATGTTCAGGATTGGGAACTTGGTCTTGTACATTCTCATCATCATCCACTGGAATGCCTGCATCTACTTCGCTATTTCCAAGTTCATTGGTTTTGGAACAGACTCCTGGGTCTACCCAAACATCTCAATCCCAGAGCATGGGCGCCTCTCCAGGAAGTACATTTACAGCCTCTACTGGTCCACCTTGACCCTTACCACCATCGGTGAGACCCCACCCCCCGTGAAAGACGAGGAGTATCTCTTTGTGGTCTTAGACTTCTTGGTGGGTGTTCTGATTTTTGCCACCATTGTGGGCAATGTGGGCTCCATGATCTCGAATATGAACGCCTCGCGGGCAGAGTTCCAGGCCAAGATTGACTCCATCAAGCAGTACATGCAGTTCCGCAAGGTGACCAAGGACTTGGAGACGCGGGTTATCCGGTGGTTTGACTACCTGTGGGCCAACAAGAAGACAGTGGATGAGAAGGAGGTGCTCAAGAGCCTCCCAGACAAGCTGAAGGCCGAGATTGCCATCAACGTGCACCTGGACACGCTGAGGAAGGTTCGCATCTTCCAGGACTGTGAAGCGGGGCTGCTGGTGGAGCTGGTGCTCAAGCTGCGGCCCACTGTGTTCAGCCCTGGGGATTATATCTGCAAGAAGGGAGACATTGGGAAGGAGATGTACATCATCAATGAGGGCAAGCTGGCCGTGGTGGCCGATGATGgggtcacccagtttgtggtcctCAGCGATGGCAGCTACTTCGGGGAGATCAGCATCCTGAACATCAAGGGGAGCAAATCAGGGAACCGCAGGACGGCCAACATCCGCAGCATCGGCTACTCAGACCTGTTTTGCCTCTCCAAGGACGATCTCATGGAGGCCCTCACCGAGTACCCCGAAGCCAAGAAGGCCCTGGAGGAGAAAGGACGGCAGATCCTGATGAAGGACAACCTGATTGATGAGGAGCTGGCCAGGGCAGGGGCGGACCCCAAGGACCTTGAGGAGAAGGTGGAGCAGCTAGGGTCCTCCCTGGACACCCTGCAGACCAGGTTTGCACGCCTTCTGGCTGAGTACAACGCCACCCAGATGAAGATGAAGCAGCGTCTCAGCCAACTGGAGAGCCAGGTGAAGGGTGGTGGGGACAACCCCCTGGCTGATGGGGAAGTTCCTGGGGATGCTACAAAAACAGAGGACAAACAACAGTGA
- the CNGA3 gene encoding cyclic nucleotide-gated cation channel alpha-3 isoform X3 produces MMAMRSEMALAGFPECSSGPQGRLSRLVFLLRRWAVRHVHHQDHGLDYFPDRFRGAELKEVSSQESNAQANVGSQEPADRGRSAWPLAKRNTNTSNNTEEEKKTKKKDAIVVDPSSNLYYHWLTVIALPVFYNWCLLICRACFDELQSEYLMLWLLLDYSADVLYALDALVRARTGFLEQGLMVSDTNRLWQHYKTTTQFKLDVLSLVPTDLAYLKMGMNYPELRFNRLLKFSRLFEFFDRTETRTNYPNMFRIGNLVLYILIIIHWNACIYFAISKFIGFGTDSWVYPNISIPEHGRLSRKYIYSLYWSTLTLTTIGETPPPVKDEEYLFVVLDFLVGVLIFATIVGNVGSMISNMNASRAEFQAKIDSIKQYMQFRKVTKDLETRVIRWFDYLWANKKTVDEKEVLKSLPDKLKAEIAINVHLDTLRKVRIFQDCEAGLLVELVLKLRPTVFSPGDYICKKGDIGKEMYIINEGKLAVVADDGVTQFVVLSDGSYFGEISILNIKGSKSGNRRTANIRSIGYSDLFCLSKDDLMEALTEYPEAKKALEEKGRQILMKDNLIDEELARAGADPKDLEEKVEQLGSSLDTLQTRFARLLAEYNATQMKMKQRLSQLESQVKGGGDNPLADGEVPGDATKTEDKQQ; encoded by the exons ATGATGGCGATGAGGTCTGAGATGGCGCTGGCAGGGTTTCCCGAGTGCTCCTCTGGACCCCAGGGCAG GCTCTCGCGCCTCGTCTTCTTGCTGCGCAGGTGGGCTGTCAGGCACGTGCACCACCAGGACCACGGACTGGACTATTTTCCTGATCGTTTCCGTGGAGCTGAGCTTAAGGAGGTGTCCAGCCAAGAAAGCAACGCCCAGGCAAATGTGGGCAGCCAGGAGCCAGCAGACAGAGGGAGAAG CGCCTGGCCCCTGGCCAAACGCAACACTAACACCAGCAACAACACGGAGGAGGA GAAGAAGACGAAGAAGAAGGATGCGATCGTGGTGGACCCCTCCAGCAACCTGTACTACCACTGGCTGACCGTCATCGCCCTGCCTGTCTTCTATAACTGGTGTCTGCTTATTTGCAG GGCCTGCTTTGATGAGCTGCAGTCCGAGTACCTGATGCTGTGGCTGCTCCTGGACTACTCGGCAGATGTCCTGTATGCCTTGGATGCGCTCGTGCGAGCTCGGACGG GTTTTCTTGAGCAAGGCTTAATGGTCAGTGATACCAACAGGCTGTGGCAGCATTACAAGACAACCACGCAATTCAAGCTGGATGTGTTATCCCTGGTCCCCACAGACCTGGCTTACTTAAAGATGGGCATGAACTATCCAGAACTGAGGTTCAACCGCCTACTGAAGTTTTCCCGGCTCTTTGAATTCTTTGACCGCACAGAGACGAGGACCAACTACCCCAATATGTTCAGGATTGGGAACTTGGTCTTGTACATTCTCATCATCATCCACTGGAATGCCTGCATCTACTTCGCTATTTCCAAGTTCATTGGTTTTGGAACAGACTCCTGGGTCTACCCAAACATCTCAATCCCAGAGCATGGGCGCCTCTCCAGGAAGTACATTTACAGCCTCTACTGGTCCACCTTGACCCTTACCACCATCGGTGAGACCCCACCCCCCGTGAAAGACGAGGAGTATCTCTTTGTGGTCTTAGACTTCTTGGTGGGTGTTCTGATTTTTGCCACCATTGTGGGCAATGTGGGCTCCATGATCTCGAATATGAACGCCTCGCGGGCAGAGTTCCAGGCCAAGATTGACTCCATCAAGCAGTACATGCAGTTCCGCAAGGTGACCAAGGACTTGGAGACGCGGGTTATCCGGTGGTTTGACTACCTGTGGGCCAACAAGAAGACAGTGGATGAGAAGGAGGTGCTCAAGAGCCTCCCAGACAAGCTGAAGGCCGAGATTGCCATCAACGTGCACCTGGACACGCTGAGGAAGGTTCGCATCTTCCAGGACTGTGAAGCGGGGCTGCTGGTGGAGCTGGTGCTCAAGCTGCGGCCCACTGTGTTCAGCCCTGGGGATTATATCTGCAAGAAGGGAGACATTGGGAAGGAGATGTACATCATCAATGAGGGCAAGCTGGCCGTGGTGGCCGATGATGgggtcacccagtttgtggtcctCAGCGATGGCAGCTACTTCGGGGAGATCAGCATCCTGAACATCAAGGGGAGCAAATCAGGGAACCGCAGGACGGCCAACATCCGCAGCATCGGCTACTCAGACCTGTTTTGCCTCTCCAAGGACGATCTCATGGAGGCCCTCACCGAGTACCCCGAAGCCAAGAAGGCCCTGGAGGAGAAAGGACGGCAGATCCTGATGAAGGACAACCTGATTGATGAGGAGCTGGCCAGGGCAGGGGCGGACCCCAAGGACCTTGAGGAGAAGGTGGAGCAGCTAGGGTCCTCCCTGGACACCCTGCAGACCAGGTTTGCACGCCTTCTGGCTGAGTACAACGCCACCCAGATGAAGATGAAGCAGCGTCTCAGCCAACTGGAGAGCCAGGTGAAGGGTGGTGGGGACAACCCCCTGGCTGATGGGGAAGTTCCTGGGGATGCTACAAAAACAGAGGACAAACAACAGTGA
- the CNGA3 gene encoding cyclic nucleotide-gated cation channel alpha-3 isoform X1 — MAKINTQYSHSSRTHLRVKPSDRDLDRAENGLSRAHSPCKETSSALQPGIAMETRGLADPGQGSFTGQELARLSRLVFLLRRWAVRHVHHQDHGLDYFPDRFRGAELKEVSSQESNAQANVGSQEPADRGRSAWPLAKRNTNTSNNTEEEKKTKKKDAIVVDPSSNLYYHWLTVIALPVFYNWCLLICRACFDELQSEYLMLWLLLDYSADVLYALDALVRARTGFLEQGLMVSDTNRLWQHYKTTTQFKLDVLSLVPTDLAYLKMGMNYPELRFNRLLKFSRLFEFFDRTETRTNYPNMFRIGNLVLYILIIIHWNACIYFAISKFIGFGTDSWVYPNISIPEHGRLSRKYIYSLYWSTLTLTTIGETPPPVKDEEYLFVVLDFLVGVLIFATIVGNVGSMISNMNASRAEFQAKIDSIKQYMQFRKVTKDLETRVIRWFDYLWANKKTVDEKEVLKSLPDKLKAEIAINVHLDTLRKVRIFQDCEAGLLVELVLKLRPTVFSPGDYICKKGDIGKEMYIINEGKLAVVADDGVTQFVVLSDGSYFGEISILNIKGSKSGNRRTANIRSIGYSDLFCLSKDDLMEALTEYPEAKKALEEKGRQILMKDNLIDEELARAGADPKDLEEKVEQLGSSLDTLQTRFARLLAEYNATQMKMKQRLSQLESQVKGGGDNPLADGEVPGDATKTEDKQQ; from the exons AGCCCACTCGCCATGCAAGGAGACATCGTCAGCGCTGCAGCCGGGGATCGCCATGGAGACCAGAGGACTGGCTGACCCCGGGCAGGGTTCCTTCACCGGCCAGGAGCTTGCCAG GCTCTCGCGCCTCGTCTTCTTGCTGCGCAGGTGGGCTGTCAGGCACGTGCACCACCAGGACCACGGACTGGACTATTTTCCTGATCGTTTCCGTGGAGCTGAGCTTAAGGAGGTGTCCAGCCAAGAAAGCAACGCCCAGGCAAATGTGGGCAGCCAGGAGCCAGCAGACAGAGGGAGAAG CGCCTGGCCCCTGGCCAAACGCAACACTAACACCAGCAACAACACGGAGGAGGA GAAGAAGACGAAGAAGAAGGATGCGATCGTGGTGGACCCCTCCAGCAACCTGTACTACCACTGGCTGACCGTCATCGCCCTGCCTGTCTTCTATAACTGGTGTCTGCTTATTTGCAG GGCCTGCTTTGATGAGCTGCAGTCCGAGTACCTGATGCTGTGGCTGCTCCTGGACTACTCGGCAGATGTCCTGTATGCCTTGGATGCGCTCGTGCGAGCTCGGACGG GTTTTCTTGAGCAAGGCTTAATGGTCAGTGATACCAACAGGCTGTGGCAGCATTACAAGACAACCACGCAATTCAAGCTGGATGTGTTATCCCTGGTCCCCACAGACCTGGCTTACTTAAAGATGGGCATGAACTATCCAGAACTGAGGTTCAACCGCCTACTGAAGTTTTCCCGGCTCTTTGAATTCTTTGACCGCACAGAGACGAGGACCAACTACCCCAATATGTTCAGGATTGGGAACTTGGTCTTGTACATTCTCATCATCATCCACTGGAATGCCTGCATCTACTTCGCTATTTCCAAGTTCATTGGTTTTGGAACAGACTCCTGGGTCTACCCAAACATCTCAATCCCAGAGCATGGGCGCCTCTCCAGGAAGTACATTTACAGCCTCTACTGGTCCACCTTGACCCTTACCACCATCGGTGAGACCCCACCCCCCGTGAAAGACGAGGAGTATCTCTTTGTGGTCTTAGACTTCTTGGTGGGTGTTCTGATTTTTGCCACCATTGTGGGCAATGTGGGCTCCATGATCTCGAATATGAACGCCTCGCGGGCAGAGTTCCAGGCCAAGATTGACTCCATCAAGCAGTACATGCAGTTCCGCAAGGTGACCAAGGACTTGGAGACGCGGGTTATCCGGTGGTTTGACTACCTGTGGGCCAACAAGAAGACAGTGGATGAGAAGGAGGTGCTCAAGAGCCTCCCAGACAAGCTGAAGGCCGAGATTGCCATCAACGTGCACCTGGACACGCTGAGGAAGGTTCGCATCTTCCAGGACTGTGAAGCGGGGCTGCTGGTGGAGCTGGTGCTCAAGCTGCGGCCCACTGTGTTCAGCCCTGGGGATTATATCTGCAAGAAGGGAGACATTGGGAAGGAGATGTACATCATCAATGAGGGCAAGCTGGCCGTGGTGGCCGATGATGgggtcacccagtttgtggtcctCAGCGATGGCAGCTACTTCGGGGAGATCAGCATCCTGAACATCAAGGGGAGCAAATCAGGGAACCGCAGGACGGCCAACATCCGCAGCATCGGCTACTCAGACCTGTTTTGCCTCTCCAAGGACGATCTCATGGAGGCCCTCACCGAGTACCCCGAAGCCAAGAAGGCCCTGGAGGAGAAAGGACGGCAGATCCTGATGAAGGACAACCTGATTGATGAGGAGCTGGCCAGGGCAGGGGCGGACCCCAAGGACCTTGAGGAGAAGGTGGAGCAGCTAGGGTCCTCCCTGGACACCCTGCAGACCAGGTTTGCACGCCTTCTGGCTGAGTACAACGCCACCCAGATGAAGATGAAGCAGCGTCTCAGCCAACTGGAGAGCCAGGTGAAGGGTGGTGGGGACAACCCCCTGGCTGATGGGGAAGTTCCTGGGGATGCTACAAAAACAGAGGACAAACAACAGTGA